The following are encoded in a window of Streptomyces sp. 11x1 genomic DNA:
- the femX gene encoding peptidoglycan bridge formation glycyltransferase FemX, with translation MSLTLRTISREQHLAYIQSLPSASHMQVPAWADVKAEWRSENLGWFDDRTGEMVGAGLVLYRQLPKIKRYLAYLPEGPVINWFAPNLTDWLEPMLAHLKHQGAFSVKMGPPVIIRRWEATSIKAGIQNPDVKRLRDIEADFIEPRAFEVADKLRRMGWQQGEDGGAGFGDVQPRYVYQVPLANRSLEEVHKNFNQLWRRNIKKAEKAGVEVVQGGYHDLEEWQRLYEITAVRDRFRPRPLSYFQRMWTALNTEDPNRMRLYFARHNGVNLSAATMLVVGGHVWYSYGASDNIGREVRPSNAMQWRMLRDAYALGATVYDLRGISDSLDETDHLFGLIQFKVGTGGQAAEYLGEWDFPLNKLLHKALDIYMSRR, from the coding sequence ATGAGCCTGACCCTGAGGACGATCAGCCGTGAGCAGCATCTGGCATACATCCAGAGCCTGCCCTCGGCTAGCCACATGCAGGTCCCGGCCTGGGCCGACGTCAAGGCCGAGTGGCGCTCCGAGAACCTCGGGTGGTTCGACGACAGGACGGGCGAGATGGTCGGCGCCGGCCTGGTGCTGTACCGCCAGTTGCCCAAGATCAAGCGCTACCTCGCTTATCTGCCCGAAGGCCCGGTCATCAACTGGTTCGCGCCGAACCTGACCGACTGGCTGGAGCCGATGCTCGCGCACCTCAAACACCAGGGCGCCTTCTCGGTGAAGATGGGCCCGCCGGTGATCATCCGGCGCTGGGAGGCCACCTCCATCAAGGCGGGCATCCAGAACCCGGACGTGAAGCGCCTGCGCGACATCGAGGCCGACTTCATCGAACCGCGGGCCTTCGAGGTCGCCGACAAACTGCGCCGCATGGGCTGGCAGCAGGGGGAGGACGGCGGGGCCGGCTTCGGTGACGTACAGCCGCGCTACGTCTACCAGGTGCCGCTCGCCAACCGGTCCCTGGAAGAGGTCCACAAGAACTTCAACCAGCTGTGGCGCCGCAACATCAAGAAGGCCGAGAAGGCCGGGGTCGAGGTCGTCCAAGGCGGCTATCACGACCTGGAGGAGTGGCAGCGGCTGTACGAGATCACGGCCGTGCGCGACCGCTTCCGGCCCCGCCCGCTGTCGTACTTCCAGCGCATGTGGACGGCCCTCAACACCGAGGACCCCAACCGCATGCGGCTCTATTTCGCCCGGCACAACGGCGTGAACCTGTCCGCGGCGACCATGCTCGTCGTCGGCGGGCACGTCTGGTACTCCTACGGTGCCTCGGACAACATCGGCCGTGAGGTCCGGCCCTCGAACGCGATGCAGTGGCGCATGCTGCGCGACGCCTACGCCCTCGGCGCGACCGTCTACGACCTGCGAGGCATCTCCGACTCGCTGGACGAGACGGATCACCTCTTCGGCCTGATCCAGTTCAAGGTGGGCACGGGCGGACAGGCCGCCGAGTACCTCGGTGAGTGGGACTTCCCGCTGAACAAGCTGCTCCACAAGGCGCTCGACATCTACATGTCGCGCCGCTGA
- the rpsF gene encoding 30S ribosomal protein S6, translating to MRHYEVMVILDPDLEERAVAPLIENFLSVVREGNGKVEKVDTWGRRRLSYEIKKKPEGIYSVIDLQAEPAVVKELDRQMNLNESVLRTKVLRPETH from the coding sequence ATGCGTCACTACGAGGTGATGGTCATCCTCGACCCCGATCTGGAGGAGCGCGCTGTCGCCCCCCTGATCGAGAACTTCCTCTCCGTCGTCCGTGAGGGCAACGGAAAGGTCGAGAAGGTCGACACCTGGGGCCGTCGTCGTCTCTCGTACGAGATCAAGAAGAAGCCTGAGGGCATCTACTCGGTCATCGACCTGCAGGCCGAGCCTGCGGTCGTCAAGGAGCTCGACCGCCAGATGAACCTGAACGAGTCGGTCCTCCGGACCAAGGTCCTCCGCCCCGAGACCCACTGA
- a CDS encoding single-stranded DNA-binding protein, with product MAGETVITVVGNLVDDPELRFTPSGAAVAKFRVASTPRTFDRQTNEWKDGESLFLTCSVWRQAAENVAESLQRGMRVIVQGRLKQRSYEDREGVKRTVYELDVEEVGASLRSATAKVTKTAGGAGRGGQGGYGGGGGGGQGGGGWGGGPGGGQQGGGAPADDPWASGAPAGGNQGGGGWGGSSGGGGGYSDEPPF from the coding sequence ATGGCAGGCGAGACCGTCATCACGGTCGTCGGCAATCTTGTCGACGACCCCGAGCTGCGCTTCACCCCTTCCGGTGCGGCGGTCGCGAAGTTCCGTGTCGCGTCCACCCCCCGCACCTTCGACCGTCAGACCAACGAGTGGAAGGACGGCGAGAGCCTGTTCCTGACCTGCTCGGTCTGGCGTCAGGCGGCGGAGAACGTCGCCGAGTCGCTCCAGCGAGGCATGCGCGTCATCGTGCAGGGTCGGCTGAAGCAGCGGTCCTACGAGGACCGTGAGGGCGTCAAGCGCACGGTCTACGAGCTGGACGTCGAGGAAGTCGGCGCCAGCCTGCGCAGTGCCACGGCCAAGGTCACCAAGACCGCCGGCGGTGCCGGCCGCGGTGGCCAGGGCGGTTACGGCGGAGGTGGCGGTGGCGGCCAGGGTGGCGGCGGCTGGGGCGGTGGCCCCGGCGGCGGTCAGCAGGGCGGCGGCGCTCCCGCCGACGACCCGTGGGCCAGCGGCGCTCCCGCCGGTGGCAACCAGGGTGGCGGCGGCTGGGGCGGAAGCTCCGGCGGCGGTGGCGGCTACTCGGACGAGCCCCCCTTCTAA
- the rpsR gene encoding 30S ribosomal protein S18 codes for MAKPPVRKPKKKVCAFCKDKVTYVDYKDTNMLRKFISDRGKIRARRVTGNCTQHQRDVATAVKNSREMALLPYTSTAR; via the coding sequence ATGGCGAAGCCGCCTGTGCGCAAGCCGAAGAAGAAGGTCTGCGCTTTCTGCAAGGACAAGGTCACGTACGTGGACTACAAGGACACGAACATGCTGCGGAAGTTCATTTCCGACCGCGGCAAGATCCGTGCCCGCCGCGTGACCGGCAACTGCACGCAGCACCAGCGTGACGTCGCCACGGCCGTCAAGAACAGCCGTGAGATGGCGCTGCTGCCCTACACGTCCACCGCACGATAA
- the rplI gene encoding 50S ribosomal protein L9, giving the protein MKIILTHEVSGLGAAGDVVDVKDGYARNYLIPRKFAIRWTKGGEKDVEQIRRARKIHEIQTIEQANQIKGQLEAVKVRLAVRSGDAGRLFGSVTPADIASAIKASGGPEVDKRRIELAAPIKTLGAHETSVRLHPEVAAKVNIEVIAA; this is encoded by the coding sequence ATGAAGATCATCCTCACCCACGAGGTCTCCGGCCTCGGCGCTGCCGGCGACGTCGTCGACGTCAAGGACGGCTACGCTCGCAACTACCTGATCCCGCGGAAGTTCGCTATCCGCTGGACCAAGGGCGGCGAGAAGGACGTCGAGCAGATCCGTCGTGCTCGCAAGATCCACGAGATCCAGACCATCGAGCAGGCCAACCAGATCAAGGGTCAGCTCGAGGCTGTCAAGGTTCGTCTGGCCGTCCGCTCCGGCGACGCCGGTCGTCTCTTCGGTTCCGTCACCCCGGCCGACATCGCTTCCGCGATCAAGGCTTCCGGTGGCCCCGAGGTCGACAAGCGCCGCATCGAGCTGGCTGCTCCGATCAAGACGCTGGGCGCTCACGAGACGTCCGTGCGTCTGCACCCCGAGGTTGCCGCCAAGGTCAACATCGAGGTCATCGCGGCCTAA
- a CDS encoding MATE family efflux transporter, with translation MVLMTQASETTKAARRRHDREIITLAVPAFGALVAEPLFLMVDTAIVGHLGTAQLAGLGVASALLVTAVSVFVFLAYATTAAVARRVGAGDLRAAIRQGLDGIWLALLLGAAVVSVVVPMAPTLVSLFGASDTAAPYATTYLRISALGIPAMLVVLAATGVLRGLQDTKTPLYVAVAGFVANGVLNAGLVYGADLGIAGSAWGTVVAQLGMAAAYLWVVIRGAHRHGASLRPDIAGIRASAQAGVPLLVRTLSLRAILMIATAVAARLGDEDIAAHQIILSLWSLLAFALDAIAIAGQAIIGRYLGASDAQGARDACRRMVQWGVATGSVLGLLVVAARPLFIPIFTSDPTVQEAALPALVVVALAQPISGVVFVLDGVLMGAGDGPYLAWAMLLTLAVFVPTALLVPTFGGGLTALWGAMTLMMATRMLTLWLRSRSGLWIVTGATR, from the coding sequence TTGGTGCTCATGACACAGGCTTCCGAGACCACCAAGGCCGCCCGGCGTCGGCACGATCGAGAGATCATCACGCTGGCCGTTCCGGCCTTCGGCGCGCTCGTCGCGGAGCCGCTCTTCCTCATGGTCGACACCGCCATCGTCGGCCACCTCGGCACCGCCCAACTGGCCGGTCTTGGAGTCGCCTCAGCCCTCCTCGTCACCGCGGTGAGCGTCTTCGTCTTCCTCGCCTACGCCACCACGGCCGCCGTCGCCCGCCGCGTGGGAGCGGGAGATCTACGGGCCGCCATCCGTCAGGGCCTGGACGGTATCTGGCTGGCCCTGCTGCTGGGAGCAGCTGTCGTCTCCGTGGTCGTCCCCATGGCCCCCACCCTCGTGTCCCTCTTCGGGGCCTCGGACACTGCGGCTCCCTACGCCACGACCTATCTACGGATCTCGGCCCTCGGCATCCCGGCCATGCTCGTCGTGCTCGCCGCCACGGGCGTCCTGCGTGGCCTCCAGGACACGAAGACACCGCTCTACGTCGCCGTGGCGGGGTTCGTCGCCAACGGTGTATTGAACGCGGGCCTCGTCTATGGGGCCGACCTCGGTATCGCGGGATCCGCCTGGGGCACGGTCGTCGCCCAACTCGGCATGGCCGCCGCATATCTCTGGGTCGTGATCCGTGGTGCCCACAGACACGGCGCCTCGCTGCGTCCGGACATCGCCGGCATACGAGCCTCGGCCCAGGCGGGGGTGCCCCTGCTGGTCCGTACGCTCTCGCTGCGGGCGATCCTCATGATCGCCACCGCGGTGGCCGCCCGGCTCGGGGACGAGGACATCGCCGCACACCAGATCATCCTCTCGCTCTGGAGCTTGCTCGCCTTCGCCCTGGACGCGATCGCCATCGCCGGACAGGCCATCATCGGCCGCTACCTCGGTGCGAGCGACGCCCAAGGAGCCCGCGATGCCTGCCGCCGGATGGTCCAGTGGGGAGTCGCCACGGGTTCCGTGCTCGGACTCCTGGTGGTCGCCGCCCGTCCCTTGTTCATCCCCATCTTCACGAGCGATCCGACGGTTCAGGAAGCGGCACTGCCCGCTCTGGTCGTGGTGGCGCTCGCCCAGCCGATCTCCGGCGTCGTCTTCGTGCTCGACGGAGTACTGATGGGCGCGGGAGACGGCCCCTACCTGGCCTGGGCCATGCTCCTCACCCTGGCGGTCTTCGTCCCGACCGCGCTGCTCGTCCCCACCTTCGGCGGTGGTCTGACCGCCCTCTGGGGCGCCATGACGCTGATGATGGCGACCCGCATGCTGACCCTGTGGCTGCGGTCCCGGTCCGGGCTCTGGATCGTCACAGGTGCGACGCGCTGA